DNA sequence from the Arthrobacter sp. V1I9 genome:
ACACATCAGCCGGCGCGGCCCGCACCTTCTCGAGGGGCGGGCCGCCCGGCGTATGTGAACCATGACCGACCTCAAAGCCGGAAAAATGACCCGCCCGTCGCAGTAAGTCAGGCGCCGCGGCCGGGGATGTACTGGACGGCCCACCTGTTGCCGTCGGGATCTGCGAAGTACACAAAGTGGCCCCAGTCCTGTATGTCGACGTCACTGACGTCTACCCCGTTGTTTTTCAGATGCTGGTGCGCGGCAGAGATGTCGTTTACCACGAGCTGGAGGTTGGAGCCGGTGCCCGGAGGTGCGTCCGTAAGCCCCTCCCCGATGCAGATCGAGCAGGCCGAGCCCGGCGGCGTCAGCTGGACAAAGCGGATCGAATCCGTGGGCCGCTCATCAAAGTCGGCATTGAACCCTACCTTGTTGACGTAGAAATCCTTGGCGCGGTCCACGTCTGACACAGGGACATACACAAGTTCCAGTTTCCAGTCCATCCGCACAGGCTAGCGACGCGGCGCGGAATGCAAAAGGCTTGAGGACTACCCCGCGATGCCGTAAAGGCGGTCGCCCGCGTCCCCAAGTCCGGGGACGATGTATGACTTCTCGTTGAGCTTTTCGTCGATTGAAGCCAGGACGATGGTTACGTTGGCGTCCGCGAGTTCCTCCTCAAGCTTCGCCAGGCCTTCCGGGGCGGCGAGGAGGCAGATGCAGGTTACGTCCGAAGCGCCGCGCTTGAAGAGGAACTTGATGGCTTCGCGCAAGGTTCCGCCGGTGGCGAGCATGGGGTCCAGGACAAAGATCTGACGGTCCGTGAGGTTCTCGGGGAGGCGCTCGGCGTAGGTGATGATGTCCAGGGTCTCCTCGTCCCGGGCCATGCCCAGGAAGCCGACCTCTGCGGTGGGAACGAGTTTGGTCATGCCCTCGAGCATGCCCAAGCCGGCGCGCAGGATAGGGACCACCAGCGGCGTGGGCTTGGTGAATGCGGTGCCCACGGTGGTGCTGACCGGCGTTTCGATGGTGACAGGCTCGGTGCGCACCTCGCGGGTGGCCTCGTAGGCAAGGAGTGTCACCAGCTCCTCCGTCAGCTGCCGGAAGACCGGAGACGGGGTGTTCTTGTCCCGCAGGACCGTGAGCTTATGAGCGACCAGCGGGTGGTCCACAACGAGAGTGCGCATGGGTCAAAACTATCACCCGGCTGCCCGTGCCCTTCCGCTGTCAGCCTCCCGCACCAGTCCGCGAGGAACCCCCGTCGCGCCCTTCCGGACTGCCGGCGTCGTTGCTCTGGGAGGTCCCCGCGCTGCCCCGGAGCTGCTCCGGGCTGTGGTCCTCCCGAAGGACGGGATGCTCGAAGGTGGGGGCGGGGCCGGCATGCTCCCGCTTCCGCATCAGATGGAAGAGCCTGTGGGCAAGGATCACCATGCACACCCAGGCCAGGCCCAGGAACCACCCGGCCATGACGTCCGTCATCCAGTGATGCCCCAGGAAAACCCGGCTCAGGCCCATGGCGATGATGAATATGACGCCGGCGGTGATGGCAGTGATCCTGGCCCAGAGCATCTGGAACTGGAGGCACATGAGGTACACCAGGACGCCGATCACCACTGTTGTATTCAGGGTGTGGCCGCTGGGAAAAGACGGTGAGGTCTCGAAGGGGGGGACT
Encoded proteins:
- a CDS encoding glyoxalase superfamily protein, whose amino-acid sequence is MDWKLELVYVPVSDVDRAKDFYVNKVGFNADFDERPTDSIRFVQLTPPGSACSICIGEGLTDAPPGTGSNLQLVVNDISAAHQHLKNNGVDVSDVDIQDWGHFVYFADPDGNRWAVQYIPGRGA
- the upp gene encoding uracil phosphoribosyltransferase, translating into MRTLVVDHPLVAHKLTVLRDKNTPSPVFRQLTEELVTLLAYEATREVRTEPVTIETPVSTTVGTAFTKPTPLVVPILRAGLGMLEGMTKLVPTAEVGFLGMARDEETLDIITYAERLPENLTDRQIFVLDPMLATGGTLREAIKFLFKRGASDVTCICLLAAPEGLAKLEEELADANVTIVLASIDEKLNEKSYIVPGLGDAGDRLYGIAG
- a CDS encoding phosphatase PAP2 family protein — its product is MSTVRDRVDKWIKPYAVLWLTMIIGGALVLAMALLGAEVYSDVVDEEGLASLDIPALEYSQSLRNPEASAFATGFTNVGGGIGMPIVAGVLTAWLTLLSRTWRPIVLVGGASLVSTTATTLGKGLVGRTRPDHSEAVPPFETSPSFPSGHTLNTTVVIGVLVYLMCLQFQMLWARITAITAGVIFIIAMGLSRVFLGHHWMTDVMAGWFLGLAWVCMVILAHRLFHLMRKREHAGPAPTFEHPVLREDHSPEQLRGSAGTSQSNDAGSPEGRDGGSSRTGAGG